A window of Aeromicrobium duanguangcaii genomic DNA:
CTGAGTCGCCGGGCCCGGTTCCGCCACCGCGCCCACTACGATGACGTGGTGTCGATCCGCGCGTGGCTCATCGCCTTCGTGGTCGCGGTGTCGCTGCTGGTGGGTGCCCCGGCCTCCACTGCGACCGCCGACGAGGAGGGATCGCTGGCCGTCCGCATCGACGGACTGACCCCCTCGCGACTGTCCGCGGGCGCCACGATCCGGATGAGCGGCATCGTCCGCAACACCGGCGCCACGCCGTGGACCTCGGTGCAGGCGTACCTGGTGATCCCGCGCAGTCCGTTCGAGTCGCGTGACCAGATCGAGACCGCGATCGAGGACGGCCGCTCCTACACCGGTGAGCGCGTCGTCGATGCCGGCACGTTCGCCGAGGTCGGCGACCTCGCGCCGGGAGCATGGAAGCGCTTCGAGATCAAGGTCCCGGTGTCCCGGCTCGGTCTGACCGGCGCCGGTGGCGTGTACCCGGTCGGCGTCCAGGTCCTGGCCACGGACGAGCAGGGTCAACGGTCCAACGACGCAGTCGCCCGCGCCACGACCTTCCTGCCGTGGGTCCCCGATCCGGCCCAGCCCGTTCCGGCCGGACTCGTGTGGCCCTTCACCCCCACGTGGCGGCCTGCCGACACCGATCTCGAGCAGATCGCGATCTCGGCCGAGTCGGGCCAGCTGCGGCACTACCTGGACGCCGCCCGCGCGACGCCGCGTGAAGCCCGCACCATCGTGCTGGACCCCTCGCTGCTCGACGAGCTGGCGCGGGTGACCCGCCCCCAGAACCTGCCTGAGGGCGTCGACATCCCCGAGTCGCGCGCCGCCGCGGTCAAGACGTGGCTCTCGGACCTGCGCGCGCTCGTCCTGGACTCCACCACCTGGATCGTGGGCTATGCCCGCCCCGACGAGCTGGCGCTGAGCCGCTATCCCGAGAACGCCGAGCCGCTGTGGAAGCGGGTCGACGAAGCGACCTCGCAGTCCCTGGTCGACTACGCGCTGACCGGCTCGCGCGCCTCGTGGCCGACCATCTCCGGCACGACGCTGGGGATGCTCGAGGACATCCGCAGCCGCGGCGACGGCCCGGTCCTGGTGTCCCGCCAGAGCGTCCCGGACTGGGAGCCCCGGCTCGGATCGGTGGTCAAGCTCGAGACGCTCAACGGCCCGTTGCCGTTGCTGGTCAACGGCACGCTCCCCGACATCCCCGGGACCGAGACCCCCGTGACCCTGCGCCAGCGGGTGCTGTCCAACGCCGCCCTGGCGGCCCTCTCGCGCGAGACCGACCCGGCGGCGCGGTCTGACGCGCTGACCATCGTCGACCCCAACTGGGACCCCGGCGCCGACGGCGGGACGCTCATGAGCCAGGCGGTCACGCACAGCGGCAGTGGCGGTCTCACCCGCCCCGTGACGGCCACCGACCTGCTGCGCACAGCGCCGCTGTCGTACACCGGACAGGTCCCCGAGGAGGTCGACGCCGAGTCGTTGAGCGCCAGCGTGCTCGACCGCCTCGCGACCCTCTCGGACATCGCCGATCGCTACGACGAGGTCACGATCCCTGCCCAGCGGACCGACCAGGCGCGCGACATCGCGAGCCTGCTGTCGGTGCGGTGGCGGTCCGAGCCCGCCCTGCTGGACCGGGCGGTGCGGGGCGAGACCTCGAAGCTGGCGTCCGCCTTGGACGCGATCACGATCGACAGCCCGTCCACCATCACGCTCTCGAGCAGCCGGGGCGGCTTCCCGCTCACGATCTCCAACGCCACGAAGCAGCCCGTGCTGGTCGGGCTGGAGTTGACGGCGGACAACCCGTCCTTGGACCTCGACGACGTCGAGCCGGTCGAGATCGAGGCCGGCGAACGCCACACCTTCACCGTCGAGGTCGACCTCGAGGACCAGACCTCCAGCACGGTCACCGCCCGCCTGGCCACCGACTCGGGCGCCACGTTCGGCGATCCGGCGGTCTTCAACATCCGCTCGAGCAACGTCGGCCTGATCGTGTGGGTCGCGATGGCCGCCGCCGGCCTGCTGGTCGTGGCGACCTGGGCGCGGCGCTTCCTGGGCCGTCGCCGACGCCGCAACGAGGCGGCCGCCGTTCCGGCCACCCCCGAGGACGACGATGAGTGATCCGAACCTCGCGCGCTCCAGC
This region includes:
- a CDS encoding DUF6049 family protein, producing the protein MSIRAWLIAFVVAVSLLVGAPASTATADEEGSLAVRIDGLTPSRLSAGATIRMSGIVRNTGATPWTSVQAYLVIPRSPFESRDQIETAIEDGRSYTGERVVDAGTFAEVGDLAPGAWKRFEIKVPVSRLGLTGAGGVYPVGVQVLATDEQGQRSNDAVARATTFLPWVPDPAQPVPAGLVWPFTPTWRPADTDLEQIAISAESGQLRHYLDAARATPREARTIVLDPSLLDELARVTRPQNLPEGVDIPESRAAAVKTWLSDLRALVLDSTTWIVGYARPDELALSRYPENAEPLWKRVDEATSQSLVDYALTGSRASWPTISGTTLGMLEDIRSRGDGPVLVSRQSVPDWEPRLGSVVKLETLNGPLPLLVNGTLPDIPGTETPVTLRQRVLSNAALAALSRETDPAARSDALTIVDPNWDPGADGGTLMSQAVTHSGSGGLTRPVTATDLLRTAPLSYTGQVPEEVDAESLSASVLDRLATLSDIADRYDEVTIPAQRTDQARDIASLLSVRWRSEPALLDRAVRGETSKLASALDAITIDSPSTITLSSSRGGFPLTISNATKQPVLVGLELTADNPSLDLDDVEPVEIEAGERHTFTVEVDLEDQTSSTVTARLATDSGATFGDPAVFNIRSSNVGLIVWVAMAAAGLLVVATWARRFLGRRRRRNEAAAVPATPEDDDE